Genomic DNA from Candidatus Koribacter versatilis Ellin345:
TCTTCGACCGACTCCGGCCAAGTGATGCTGGGCTTCCCGCAGTCTTTCACGTAGAAGCCGACGACGAGCTCGCGCTCGGCAGCGTGGTGCTTCTCGAGCCAGAGACGGAAGTGCATCGGGGTGGGGAAGAACTGTGGCATTCCCGGATTGTAGTCTGTACCCGTTGCGCGATTGACGCACCTTGGCGCGACATTTACCCTGAAGTTCTATGGCAGTGAAATCGATCCAGCTTGGACAAGTCTGGCGGAATGAAGCCGACGGTAAGAATTATTTGGTCACGAAGGTTTATAACGAGCTGTTCACGCAGTTTGCAATGCTGCGTCCGGCGGAAGTGAACGCGCCGAATATTGAGACCACGCGCGTAAAAGTGACGAAAGGCCCGGAAGGGGCGTCGTTGCCGGGATTCGCCTTTACCCAGGACAGCCAGGACTTTTAGCCGGGTAAAAGCATCGGTTCGGACAGGGCCGCAGATTTCGTGCGACTGAAGGCCCGCGCTACCTCGCAGAGCTGTAATCTGCATCTCACATCCTCAGGAAATAACCACGGGGCGCGGTGAGCGTCTGCGTCGGAGAGTGAACGTTTGCTGCACAACCTGATCGCCGTTCTGGGCGAGTTCATCATTCATGTCATCAGCAGTACCGGATATCTCGGCGTCATGCTGCTGATGGCGATCGAGTCTGCCTGCATTCCGCTGCCGTCTGAAGTCATCATGCCGTTCTCGGGATACCTGGTGTATACCGGGCGCTTCCAGTTGCTTTGGGTGGCGACTGCCGGGGCGATCGGGTGCAACGTCGGATCGGTGATCGCCTACGAGATTGGTTATGTCGGTGGGCGTCCGCTGGTGAACCGCTGGGGACGCTTTATCCTGCTCAACCATCATGACCTTGATCGTGCGGAGCAATTCTTCAAGCGCTTCGGCGACATCACCGTTTTGGTGGCGCGCCTGTTGCCAGTGGTGCGGACGTTCATCGCTCTTCCGGCGGGCATTGCGAAGATGCCGCGGCTGCGGTTTCACGTCTATACGTTCGTTGGGTCGTGGCCGTGGTGCTTCTTGCTTGCGTATGTCGGAATGAAGCTGGGTGAGAGGTGGGAGACGGATCCGCGGTTAAAGATGTGGCTGCACCGGTTTGATGCCATCATCGTTGCTGCCCTTGTGATCGTCATTCTCTTGTTCGTGCGGTCGCACTGGAAGAACCGGGTGAAAGCGGAAGCGTAGATTTTGGCTGTGGTGGGGCCGATAGGGGTCCTTCGACTTCGCGACCTTCGGTCGCTTCGCTCAGGATGACAGAACTAGAAAGCCTCGCCGATAACGCGAGGCTTTTCACTTCTATTCGATTGCGACTTACTTCATCGTGATTCGATTGCGGCCTGAGTACTTGCTGCGCTGCAGGTAATTCTCTAGCCGGCGGATGAACATCTCCATGGTGTCCAATGGGTCCACGGCTGAGGCGCCGGCGGAGATGGTCGCGACCAACTGTTCGGTGCCGACCTGGATGTTGGCGCGTTCCACGAGGGCGCGGCAGCGTTCGGCGATGTCGCCAAGGCTGTCAACGGAAGAACTGGGCACGAGGATGAGGAACTCATCCACCGACCAGCGTCCGAGGATATCGGCTTCGCTGACGGCATTTGCCAGCGTCAACGAAACCGCGCGCAGGACTTGATCGCCGACCGTGTGGCCATAGTGCTCGTTCACAATCCGTAGGTGATCGATGTCGGCAAGGATGGCGCCGAAGGGAAGACCGTGCTGGCGGAATTCCTGGAGTGCTTTGAAGAGTTCGATTTCGAGATAGCGGCGATTGCCGATGTCGGTCAGAGGATCGAGGAAGCCACGGCTATGGAGTAGCTCGGCGCGCTGGTTGCGGGCTTTTGAGCTGTTGGCTTCGACGAACATCTCGACTGCGCCGATGATCTGGTTGTTGGCATCGCGAACAGGCGTGACGTGCACGCGGACCGGGACGCGGTGGCCATTCTTGTGGTGGAGATAGATTTCGCACTCGTGCGGGACGCCGTGCTCGATCGTCGTCAACAGCGGACACTTGCCGAAACAGAGTTGAGTGCCGGCGTCGTCCACGTGGTTGAGGATGTTGTCCTGGCAGTAGTGGCCGATGACTTCCTCGGCGCTGTAGCCGGAGATGCGATGCGCAGCGCGGTTCCAGTAGAGGATGCGGCGGTGGGTGTCCACGAAATAAACGCCCTCGTAGAGCTCTTCCAACAGACGTTGAAAGAACGTGGGGCTGTTCACAAACGCGTCAATTTTGCCTAGTTCAGTCAGAGTGCTCGGAATGCTCCCGTCCGCCATATGCTCTGTACCTACACAACAACAGGATTCCAGATTGCTGGCTGTCAATGAGTTCCACCCTAACGGGGTGAGAATCGGATAGCAAGTACACTCGCCACGCGATTCATCCCACGATTAGGGGACATTATCGTTTTCCGAGATATTTGGAGTTTGGTGAGGAAAATGGAGCGGGAGACGGGGATCGAACCCGCGACCAACGGCTTGGGAAGCCGTGACTCTACCACTGAGTTACTCCCGCTCAGCGATGAAGCCAGTATACAACTGCCGAAGTGAGCTGCGGGATACAACCTTCCGGCGCAGAAATGGTTCCGATTCAGAGATGCCACTTCAGCGACGGTCTCGCAGATTACTGTCTATTAGCCGATCCACTCCCCTGCTGATCGGCCGCAACGACATGCTGGCGATCGCGGGATACTCGGTTTCATCGCCCCGCGAGCCATTGGATGCGCTGATCCTTCTCCAGCAGTACGATTACCTTGCGGTTTTGATTGGCCACAGCGTCCATCAGGACGAAGCGGCGGCCATTGCTGAGAAGGCCAGGGACCTCGGGATTGTGACGATTTTCGTTTACCAGGGAAACGTGTCGGTGCCGCAATGGGCCGATCTGGCAGTGAACAACGATACCGAGACGGGCAGGTTGCTGAATTTCCTCGACGCACAGGGCCGAGAGCGGAGAGCCTCGTAGCTTACGCGGATTTCTCGAGTGCCTCGCACAAGCGCGTGATGGCCTCGCGCTGCTGCTCTCGCAAGCCGGTAAACTCCATCCCGTAGCGTTCGTCCTCAATATTGCGGACTACGCCGGTAAGCATTAGCGGATGCTCGGAGTAGGGCAGTGTAACCTCGATGGTCACGCTCTCGCCAAGTTGCAGGGCTGTCGAAATGGAGAGGGCCATGCCGCCCTGGCTGACGTCGCTACCACGGCCTTCCATAAGCTGGAAGGCGCCTCCACGCCAAGCCTTGATCCGGACGGCCACGTCGATCTTGTGGCGGTGGAACTGCCGGTCTTTCTCGGATTTCGAACGGAAAGCGGCGAACGGATTCAAACTGGGCATCGCAGCCAAGAATCGTAGGGAAACCCGCATCCAGAGCGCAAGACACGAAGGTAATGCCCCTTTGTGACCCATTACCTAGGTCATTACTCCCTTGAAGCCGGAGTTGATGCTGGATATAACTGGCATACTCGATGCGCCACCTGTTTACCTTCGGCCTGATTCTGGCTGCTACCGCGACTGCGTCCTTGGCGCAAATTACCGGCGATGATGCAGCTTCGCGTTGCTTTCGAAACTCCTATGACGGCCCCATCGCGTGCAGCGAGGCGCTCTCTGGCAATCCTGCGCCCGCGCAGAAGGCCCAGCTTCTCCTGGCGAAGGGCATGCTGCTCACCCAGGCGGGCGAACACACTACTGCCACCGCGATCTACCGGCAGGCGTTGACGCTGCTCCCGAAGAGTGCCGAGGCACACGTGATCTATGCCTGGGGATTGGATCGCTCGGGCGAAACCGCGACTGCCGACCTGGAATACAAGCAGGCAGTGCAGTTCGGGCTGATGCGTGGCCACGAAATTGTTCTGGGCGACACCGGCAAAGCTATGGTCGCGGGCATTGGTCACGAAGGGAATTTCTACTTCACTGCGGGGCAGGGACTCGAGCGCGCCGGACAAAAGAACGCCGCCAAGGCTTTTTATCTCAAGGCTGCCGTGGACTTCGCGCAGAGGCCGGACCCACTTGTCGTACAGGCTTATGACAACGCGGTCCGCGTGGATACTTCCGACCCAACGACGCATTGGGAGATTGCGCACTTCTGGCAGCAGTGGGACGGCAGCCACGGCGCTGAGGTGGTCCGCCATCTGAAAGAGTGTGCGCGGCTGGCCCCAAATAATGCCGAGTATCGTTATGCGCTCGGCCAGGCTTATGCGGCGATTGGTGACACGGCGAATGCGGCGATCGAATACCGGGAAGCAGTGAGATTGAACCCGGTGAACGGCAAAGCTTCTCACGATCTGCAACTGGCAGCGGTTTCGACAGGAGAGACCGGCGCCATCGCTGCGGCGACGCTTGACTCGCCCGAAGCTCTCGCGCAACTCAAGACCTGCGTGAACCAGAACGGCGTGCGCGGAGAGTTTGCGTGCCGAAGCGCGCTAAAGGTTGGACTCTCGCCGCACAACTCTGCAATCGCGCATACGTTCCTGGCGGCCGAACTTCCAACTGCAGAGGCGATTGCCGAATATCGCGAGGCGATCAAGAGCGATCCCAATTACGCGCTCTCGTACTACCTGCTGGCGCAGAAGTTCGAAGGCAAGGAATTTCAGTCCGCCGAGGATCCAGTCCTGCTGCTCGACTCCGCCGCAAAGCTTCGGCCGGATTGGATAGCGACGCGAGAGCAACTCGCCGCAGTGCTGTGGGCACGCAACCGTCACGCCGAGGCGATCAATGCGCAGCGCGAAGCCGTGGCGCTGGATACGGCGGATGAGAAGCTCGCGGCGCACTTAAAAAAGTATGAAACCGACTTCGCTGCCGAGGCCGAGAAGGTGCAAGTTGCGCAGACTGGTGTGAAATCGGCGCCCAGCGATCCTGCAGCGCATCGCGCCTACGGATTGGCGCTGGCTTCCGCGGGCAAAATGGATGACGCACGCAGCGAGTTCCGTACCGCTTTTCAACTGAATCCTAAGAACGGATGGAAGACCGCGACGGCGATCATGTACGGCGGATTCGCCGACGTCGCCTGCGAGATCTATTCAACGACCAAGCCCGAGGACGCGCCGGATTATCCGCAGAGCTCGCTCGAACAAGACCTGGCTGCCTGTGGAAAAATGTTCCCCGAACAAACGAAGTATCTTGCGAGCCTCGCCCAGCTTCAGTACAGCCGCGGCGATGGCGCTGCCGTCCGACAAACCTACGAGATGATCGTGACGATGGACCCGAAATACTTCGACAAGCATCCGGAAGACCGCGAACTTTATGATCACGCAAGTTCGCAGAAGGGGGCGCAATGAAGCGCGCACTCTTAGCTCTCGTGGCCGGTCTGCTCTTGCCATTAAGCGCATTCGCGCAGTCGAAATCCGGATTGCTTTTGACGACGGCGGCGGCATCGTCCGATGCCGGGCAAAGCTTCCACTCCTACTGGATTGTTCGCGACGGTTCGCAGGTTCAGGTGACGGAGGGGAACCGACTGCTCACTCCTCGCGGGGCGGGGTGGTGGGAACTGGGAATCACGGTCCTGAAACATCCGACCAACGAATCGCGAAACGAAGTGATATGGGCCGGGCCGGCTGGATCGAAGCACCTGAGGTTCCACGTTATCGCTTTCAATCCTGATGAACCTTGCCCGGACGACATCAATACCTACTCACTGAGTTGGGTGGGTGGCGACTACGCGACCGTCCAACATGCTTACGTGAGCAATTGCGGCAAGAAACCTACTTCTGGAATCCAAGGCTTCATGGTTCGCCTTGAAGACCTGACCCACGGAGAGCAGCAACTGCGAGCGCACATCGCTCTGCGAGATGTTGCCAGCGATCCCGCGGGGGATGCGATGGCGCTCGGTGGCGAGATCGCCAACGCTCGCGGCACTCTCACCACCGACTCGGATAACCCAGTCGAAGAGAATTCGTGGATTGTGGTGCGCAACAAGGGACGCTACCAGTTGCTTGGCGTAACTCCTGAAATCAAAGGCCAGGAAGGGAACACCTTCGACATTCCCTTCGACGTGCCCAAAGAAATTGCTGGACGCGATGATCTCGCGGTCGGTTGGGACGCTGTCCTCGACAAGGATCCCGAAACGCTCGATGCTTACACATCTCCCGACGGCAGCTTCGTGGCGCTCGTCGGTCCTCGTTATCTCTCGTGCTACGAACTGGCGGACGGCAAGCTTGGCGCTCGCCTGACGCGCGTCCCACTCGCTTCGGCGGGTGTCGTGGCGGCGCAGTGGGCGAGCGACGTGGAGCAGTGGAACCAGCAACTGGTTCCGCTTTTGAAGGCCCAGAAATAGAAAGAGCACGCCGCAGCGTGCCCTCTCCCTCGGGGGAATTCCGATTTACCAGATGCCCTTATCGCTGCCGGTGATTTTGAACGCTACTGCCGCAGCCGATGCCAGGGGCGGCAACAGCGACAACCGGAACGTCGCCGGGACATCGCCACGGAATGCCGCGCTGGTCACCTGGCGGGTATAGAGATCGGCGCCCTGCGGCATGATCGGCACGCGGATGAAGCGGCCCTTCACGAAGACCTTCTCGCCACCGAAGGGCGCTGCATTCAACACTTCCTGTGGCAGTTCGAAGCCAACCCCGCGATACGCTTTCACGTAATCGCAGACGATCCGCAGGTAGCTCGCAACACCCGGCCAGATCCCACCGATGTCGGCGGCCTTCTTCAACTCGGCGTAATCAATCGTGCCGGACTCCACCAGCTTCGTCGTGTTCACGATGTCGCACACGCGGAAGTAGAAGTGCCGGTACATCCGCTGCAAGGTCGCGACGATCACGCGTTCTTCCGGGGCAGGCACGTAGAACGTCATGCCTTCGACGGTCTTCTGTACACGGCGGGTCACAAAGCGGCGGGCCAGTGCGGTATGTTCGCCAGTCTGCCCGAGGCGCTTGGCGTGAACTTCAATTGCTTCCGGCAGTCCGGGGACTTGGAAGTTCCACTTGTTGGCGAGGCGGTCGCCCCAGCTCCGCGGTTCGATGTGGGCCTTGAACTGCTCGGTCATCACCTTGCACACGATCTTTTCGTCAGCAGTGCTGTAGAGATCGAGATCGTTGCCGAGGTCGGGCCAGTGGTCGAGCGACTTCATCACCGTGGTCTGGCATCCGGCGGCCTCGAGTGCGTTGCAGATGACCTCAAGCTTCGAGAGGGCGTTGATGATGCGCCCGCGCTCTTTTTCGATCACGCCCTGCGCCCACTGAGCCAGTTCCGGCAGATTCATGCTGAGTGCGCCGTTCATTACCGGCTGGAACCCGCGAATGACCACGTGATTGCTGTCGGCCAGCGAGAGTAGCTCGTCGCGCTGCGCCTGGTTGAGTGCAGCAAAGTGGCGAACGGCTTCGGCAGAAGCCGCCGGGTTCAGGGTGAGCTGCGAAAGGGCCTGGATGTGTTCACGTTCATTTGCAACCGCAGTTGCCATGTGGGTCCGTAACCTCTGAAAGGATTGCGCGGCTGGGCGCTGGCAGGCTGAGCA
This window encodes:
- a CDS encoding nucleotidyltransferase family protein, giving the protein MATAVANEREHIQALSQLTLNPAASAEAVRHFAALNQAQRDELLSLADSNHVVIRGFQPVMNGALSMNLPELAQWAQGVIEKERGRIINALSKLEVICNALEAAGCQTTVMKSLDHWPDLGNDLDLYSTADEKIVCKVMTEQFKAHIEPRSWGDRLANKWNFQVPGLPEAIEVHAKRLGQTGEHTALARRFVTRRVQKTVEGMTFYVPAPEERVIVATLQRMYRHFYFRVCDIVNTTKLVESGTIDYAELKKAADIGGIWPGVASYLRIVCDYVKAYRGVGFELPQEVLNAAPFGGEKVFVKGRFIRVPIMPQGADLYTRQVTSAAFRGDVPATFRLSLLPPLASAAAVAFKITGSDKGIW
- a CDS encoding sensor domain-containing diguanylate cyclase, producing MADGSIPSTLTELGKIDAFVNSPTFFQRLLEELYEGVYFVDTHRRILYWNRAAHRISGYSAEEVIGHYCQDNILNHVDDAGTQLCFGKCPLLTTIEHGVPHECEIYLHHKNGHRVPVRVHVTPVRDANNQIIGAVEMFVEANSSKARNQRAELLHSRGFLDPLTDIGNRRYLEIELFKALQEFRQHGLPFGAILADIDHLRIVNEHYGHTVGDQVLRAVSLTLANAVSEADILGRWSVDEFLILVPSSSVDSLGDIAERCRALVERANIQVGTEQLVATISAGASAVDPLDTMEMFIRRLENYLQRSKYSGRNRITMK
- a CDS encoding tetratricopeptide repeat protein; this encodes MRHLFTFGLILAATATASLAQITGDDAASRCFRNSYDGPIACSEALSGNPAPAQKAQLLLAKGMLLTQAGEHTTATAIYRQALTLLPKSAEAHVIYAWGLDRSGETATADLEYKQAVQFGLMRGHEIVLGDTGKAMVAGIGHEGNFYFTAGQGLERAGQKNAAKAFYLKAAVDFAQRPDPLVVQAYDNAVRVDTSDPTTHWEIAHFWQQWDGSHGAEVVRHLKECARLAPNNAEYRYALGQAYAAIGDTANAAIEYREAVRLNPVNGKASHDLQLAAVSTGETGAIAAATLDSPEALAQLKTCVNQNGVRGEFACRSALKVGLSPHNSAIAHTFLAAELPTAEAIAEYREAIKSDPNYALSYYLLAQKFEGKEFQSAEDPVLLLDSAAKLRPDWIATREQLAAVLWARNRHAEAINAQREAVALDTADEKLAAHLKKYETDFAAEAEKVQVAQTGVKSAPSDPAAHRAYGLALASAGKMDDARSEFRTAFQLNPKNGWKTATAIMYGGFADVACEIYSTTKPEDAPDYPQSSLEQDLAACGKMFPEQTKYLASLAQLQYSRGDGAAVRQTYEMIVTMDPKYFDKHPEDRELYDHASSQKGAQ
- a CDS encoding DedA family protein; translated protein: MLHNLIAVLGEFIIHVISSTGYLGVMLLMAIESACIPLPSEVIMPFSGYLVYTGRFQLLWVATAGAIGCNVGSVIAYEIGYVGGRPLVNRWGRFILLNHHDLDRAEQFFKRFGDITVLVARLLPVVRTFIALPAGIAKMPRLRFHVYTFVGSWPWCFLLAYVGMKLGERWETDPRLKMWLHRFDAIIVAALVIVILLFVRSHWKNRVKAEA
- a CDS encoding PilZ domain-containing protein encodes the protein MPSLNPFAAFRSKSEKDRQFHRHKIDVAVRIKAWRGGAFQLMEGRGSDVSQGGMALSISTALQLGESVTIEVTLPYSEHPLMLTGVVRNIEDERYGMEFTGLREQQREAITRLCEALEKSA